One stretch of Akkermansia massiliensis DNA includes these proteins:
- the lipB gene encoding lipoyl(octanoyl) transferase LipB yields MNIIRIPGLADYQETLELQEQLVRAHQEDPEREDDLLLLEHAGVYTIGRTRDHASLHPGSALPFPVHEINRGGQATYHGPGQLVGYPITDLNRCGRDLHNYVTALENALIEACAKFGVQARIREGLVGVWVEDRKIASIGVGVKKWIAMHGFAFNVTRESLPPFQAITPCGIQGVQMTCLEQEMPESGQKDDLLDRFGNAFATLWKEKFHRNSKGAECAGEHEKSFFP; encoded by the coding sequence ATGAACATCATCCGCATTCCCGGCCTGGCAGACTATCAGGAAACCCTGGAACTTCAGGAACAACTGGTCCGGGCCCATCAGGAAGACCCGGAACGGGAAGATGACCTGCTTCTGCTGGAACATGCCGGGGTTTATACCATCGGGCGCACGCGCGACCACGCCAGCCTGCACCCCGGTTCCGCGCTCCCCTTCCCCGTTCATGAAATCAACCGTGGCGGGCAGGCCACCTACCACGGCCCCGGCCAGCTCGTAGGGTACCCCATCACGGATTTGAACCGCTGCGGCAGGGACCTGCACAACTACGTCACCGCCCTGGAAAACGCCTTGATTGAAGCTTGCGCCAAATTCGGCGTACAGGCCCGCATCCGGGAAGGTTTGGTGGGCGTATGGGTGGAGGACCGCAAAATAGCCTCCATCGGCGTAGGGGTGAAAAAATGGATCGCCATGCACGGCTTCGCCTTCAACGTGACCCGCGAATCCCTGCCCCCCTTCCAGGCAATCACTCCGTGCGGCATCCAGGGCGTGCAGATGACCTGCCTGGAACAGGAAATGCCGGAATCCGGGCAGAAGGACGACCTGCTGGACCGGTTCGGAAACGCTTTTGCAACACTGTGGAAGGAAAAATTCCACCGGAATTCAAAAGGTGCAGAGTGTGCCGGGGAGCATGAAAAATCCTTCTTCCCTTGA
- the leuD gene encoding 3-isopropylmalate dehydratase small subunit, protein MSLTKFTSITGTCVPVPGPDMDTDRIIPSRFLKCITFDELAGVMFWDERFDENGQSKSHPVDDPRFKGASIILGGSNFGCGSSREHAPQTIKRSGIKAVIAESFAEIFFGNSTGIGLPCVCASADDIAALTRYISDHPETEVTIDLLNMTASWKEGSFPIRMPAEAREALSRGRWDSIAELLVNMDAVEKKNAELPQVTASC, encoded by the coding sequence ATGTCTCTGACCAAATTCACCTCCATCACCGGCACCTGCGTTCCCGTTCCCGGACCGGACATGGACACGGACCGCATCATCCCCTCCCGCTTCCTCAAATGCATCACGTTTGACGAGCTGGCGGGAGTCATGTTCTGGGACGAACGCTTTGACGAAAACGGACAGTCCAAATCCCATCCGGTGGACGATCCCCGCTTCAAGGGGGCTTCCATCATCCTGGGCGGCTCCAACTTCGGCTGCGGTTCCTCCCGCGAACACGCTCCGCAAACCATCAAACGCTCCGGCATCAAAGCCGTCATCGCGGAATCCTTTGCGGAAATCTTCTTCGGCAACAGCACCGGCATCGGCCTCCCTTGCGTGTGCGCGTCCGCGGATGACATTGCCGCACTGACCCGGTACATTTCCGATCATCCGGAAACGGAAGTGACGATCGACCTCCTGAACATGACAGCCTCCTGGAAGGAAGGTTCCTTCCCCATCCGGATGCCGGCGGAAGCCCGTGAAGCCCTGAGCCGGGGCCGCTGGGATTCCATTGCAGAACTGCTTGTCAACATGGATGCCGTGGAAAAGAAAAATGCGGAACTGCCCCAGGTAACAGCCTCCTGCTGA
- a CDS encoding N-acetylmuramoyl-L-alanine amidase family protein, with protein MYPTSRTSFAAVLGVLGMFLLTLSTAFGWNPETINGVQYIPMSEVRTHYKLTRERTEGRQKVYEVPEKIQIRMQAHSQDMFMNNMKFVLSYPVADHPSKGLMVSNMDLHKIIDPVLRPTYIANRRSFNTVVIDPGHGGHDSGTRNRISREADINLSVAKKLRDRLKGMGYQVVMTRDTDNFITLQDRVRIANRHSNAIFISIHFNDGGPSARGVETFTLAPAGTSSSMSRNIRQDALQGNSQDSMNIALATAVQGHMLKGPLAIKEGISMVDRGIKRARYSVLCTIKHPAILVEGGFMSNPQEALLISTERYQNFMASSLAAAVRQYRTALGQQVRRTR; from the coding sequence ATGTATCCGACCTCTCGCACATCATTTGCAGCCGTGCTCGGCGTTTTGGGCATGTTTCTGCTGACGCTGTCCACGGCCTTCGGATGGAACCCGGAAACCATCAACGGCGTGCAGTACATTCCGATGTCCGAGGTGCGCACCCATTACAAACTGACACGGGAACGCACGGAAGGACGGCAGAAAGTTTACGAAGTGCCGGAAAAGATCCAGATACGCATGCAGGCGCACAGCCAGGACATGTTCATGAACAACATGAAGTTCGTGCTTTCCTATCCCGTGGCGGACCATCCGTCCAAGGGGCTGATGGTCTCCAACATGGACCTGCACAAAATCATTGACCCGGTCCTGCGCCCCACTTACATCGCCAACCGCCGCAGCTTCAATACGGTAGTCATTGACCCCGGCCACGGCGGCCATGACAGCGGCACGCGCAACCGCATCAGCAGGGAGGCGGACATCAACCTCTCCGTCGCCAAAAAACTGCGGGACCGTCTCAAGGGCATGGGCTACCAGGTGGTGATGACCCGTGACACGGACAACTTCATTACCCTCCAGGACCGCGTCCGCATCGCCAACAGGCACAGCAACGCCATCTTCATCAGCATCCACTTCAATGACGGCGGCCCCTCCGCCCGCGGGGTGGAAACCTTCACGCTGGCCCCTGCGGGCACTTCCTCCTCCATGTCCCGCAACATCCGCCAGGACGCCCTCCAGGGCAACTCCCAGGACAGCATGAACATCGCCCTGGCTACAGCCGTGCAGGGGCACATGCTGAAAGGGCCGCTCGCCATCAAGGAAGGCATCTCCATGGTTGACCGGGGCATCAAGCGCGCCCGCTATTCCGTGCTGTGCACCATCAAGCACCCAGCCATTCTGGTGGAAGGCGGATTCATGTCCAACCCGCAGGAAGCTCTGCTCATCTCCACGGAGCGCTACCAGAACTTCATGGCCTCCTCCCTGGCCGCCGCCGTGCGCCAGTACCGCACCGCTCTGGGCCAGCAGGTGCGCAGAACGCGTTAA
- the leuC gene encoding 3-isopropylmalate dehydratase large subunit, whose protein sequence is MGKTLFQKIWDAHSVGILPDGRTQMFIATHLLHEVTSPQAFGMVRDLGLTVRHPERTFATVDHIIPTDNQAEPFADATADAMIKELRRNCAENGIRFFDLPTGLQGIVHMVGPELGITQPGMTIVCGDSHTATHGAFGSIAMGIGTTQVRDVLATQTMALSPLKVRRINVNGKLAPGVRAKDVALHIIGLLGAKGGLGFAYEYGGNVIDAMSMDERMTLCNMSIEGAARCGYVNPDQTTVEYIKGRLFAPTDADWDKAVERWLSFASDADAEYDEIVEIDGAAIEPTLTWGISPDQNTGISGSTPNPSSARNDDERKMINEALEYMKFPADMPLKGLPVQVCFVGSCTNGRISDFREVAALIKGRHVAPGIRALAVPGSQMTARQCEEEGIADIFREAGFEWRLAGCSMCLAMNPDKLQGDQLCASSSNRNFKGRQGSPTGRTLLMSPAMVAAAALTGKVSDARDVFSLN, encoded by the coding sequence ATGGGGAAAACACTTTTCCAAAAAATCTGGGACGCTCATTCCGTCGGCATCCTGCCGGACGGAAGAACGCAAATGTTCATCGCTACACATCTGCTGCATGAAGTCACCTCTCCGCAGGCTTTCGGAATGGTCCGGGACCTGGGCCTAACCGTGCGTCACCCGGAACGCACCTTTGCCACCGTGGACCACATCATCCCCACGGACAACCAGGCGGAACCGTTCGCGGACGCTACGGCTGACGCCATGATCAAGGAACTGCGCCGGAACTGCGCGGAAAACGGCATCCGCTTTTTCGACCTCCCCACCGGCCTCCAGGGCATCGTGCACATGGTAGGCCCGGAACTCGGCATCACCCAGCCGGGCATGACCATCGTGTGCGGGGACTCCCACACGGCTACGCACGGCGCGTTCGGCTCCATTGCCATGGGCATCGGCACCACGCAGGTGCGCGACGTGCTGGCTACGCAGACCATGGCCCTCAGCCCGCTCAAGGTGCGCCGCATCAACGTGAACGGGAAACTGGCCCCCGGCGTGCGCGCCAAGGATGTGGCCCTGCACATCATCGGCCTTCTGGGCGCCAAGGGCGGCCTGGGCTTCGCCTATGAATACGGCGGCAACGTAATAGACGCCATGAGCATGGACGAACGCATGACCCTCTGCAACATGTCCATTGAAGGCGCGGCCCGCTGCGGCTACGTGAACCCCGACCAGACCACGGTGGAATACATCAAGGGCCGTCTGTTCGCCCCCACCGACGCGGACTGGGACAAGGCCGTGGAACGCTGGTTGAGCTTCGCTTCCGATGCGGACGCAGAGTACGACGAGATCGTGGAGATTGACGGAGCCGCCATTGAACCGACGCTGACATGGGGCATTTCCCCGGACCAGAACACGGGCATCAGCGGCAGCACGCCCAACCCCTCCTCCGCCAGGAACGACGACGAACGGAAGATGATCAATGAGGCGCTGGAATACATGAAATTCCCCGCGGACATGCCCCTCAAGGGACTGCCGGTGCAGGTGTGCTTCGTAGGCTCCTGCACCAATGGCCGCATCTCGGATTTCCGGGAAGTAGCCGCCCTTATCAAGGGGCGCCATGTGGCTCCCGGCATCCGGGCCCTGGCCGTTCCCGGCTCCCAGATGACTGCCAGGCAGTGTGAAGAGGAAGGCATCGCGGACATTTTCCGTGAAGCCGGCTTTGAATGGCGCCTGGCGGGCTGCTCCATGTGCCTGGCCATGAATCCGGACAAGCTCCAGGGGGACCAGCTCTGCGCCAGTTCCTCCAACCGGAACTTCAAGGGCCGCCAGGGAAGCCCCACCGGGCGCACCCTGCTGATGAGCCCCGCCATGGTGGCCGCCGCCGCCCTGACCGGGAAGGTCTCCGACGCGCGCGACGTGTTTTCCCTGAATTAA